GTCGTCACCGAGCGCCTGCGCGATCGCGGCCGACTGGCCGTGCGGCAGGCCGAGGAACACCACGTCGTGCCCCGCGAGGGTCTCCACAGTGGTGTCGGCGAGCACCCGGTCGGCGAGCGGCAGCAGGTGCGGCTGCAGCGCGCCGAGGCGCTCGCCGGCGTTGCTGCCGGCGGTCACGGCGCCGACCTCCACCCCCGGGTGGCCGAGGAGCAGGCGGAGGACCTCGCCCCCGGCGTACCCACTGGCTCCGGCGACGGCGACTGATGCGGACATATGCATGATTATACAGATGCCTGCATGGTTGTGCGAACCGGGTCGGAAACCGCGCGCCGTCGGTCGCCCTCCTCGCCTACGGTGCTCGGATGACCCGTCTCGCACCCGATGCCTACCTGTCCGCCCTCGGCGCCGAGTCCGCGCGGTTCCGCGACGTCCTCGCCTCCTGCGATCCCGAGGCGCGGGTGCCGGCGTGCCCCGACTGGTCCGCCGCCGACCTGCTGTGGCACCTCGCCACCGTCCAGCGGTGGTGGGGCGAGGTGGTCGCCGCGCGGCCGGCCCGGCCCGAGGAGGTCGAGCCGACGCGCCCCGAGTCCCACGAGGACCTGCTCGCCGCGTTCGACGCGTGGTCGGCCGACCTGCTTGCCGCCCTGGAGGGCGCGGACCCGGCGGAGGAGGCCTGGAACTGGTCCGACGACCACACCGTGGGCTTCATCCTGAGGCGCCAGGCCCACGAGGCGCTCGTGCACCGGGTCGACGCCGAGCAGGCGGCCGGCGTCGGCAGCGAGGTCGACGCACCGCTGGCCGCCGACGGGGTGCACGAGTGCCTCGACGTCATGTACGGCGGGATGCCGGCCTGGGGCACGTGGGAGCCGGGCGAGGAGCTGGTGCGGGTGGACGTCACCGACACCGGCGACGCGTTCTGGGTGCGCTTCGGCGCGTTCTCGGGCACCGACCCCGACAGCGGACGCTCCTACGCCGACGAGGAGGACGTCCACGTCGTCGAGGCCCCGGACGACCCGGACGTGGACCCCGACGTCGTCGTCGACGGCACCGCCGCCGCGCTCGACCTGTGGCTGTGGGACCGCAGCGACGACACCGGGATCGCCGTGGCCGGTGACCCGCAGGTCCTGGCTCGCTTCCGGGCGATCGTGGGCTCGCCGATCAACTGAGCCCGACGGTGGAGCGCAGGGCCGCTAGGTCGGGCCGGGCGCTCCACCGTCGACGGTCACCGCTGGACGGCCCCGGTGCGCTCGGCGGCCAGGGCCACCGCGGCGTCGCGAGCCGCCGCCGCCTCGCCCTCCTTGAGGGTCCGGTCGGGTGCGCGGAAGCGCAGGGCGTAGGCGAGCGACTTCTTGCCGTCGCCGACCTGCGTGCCGGTGAAGACGTCGAAGAGCCGGATCGACTCGAGCAGGTCGCCGGCGCCCTCGCGCAGCGCCGCCTCGACGTCGGCGGCGGGCACCGACGCGTCGACGACGAGCGCGACGTCCTCCTTCGCGACGGGGTACGACGAGAACGCCGGCGCGGGCCGCAGGTGGACCGCACGGGAGATCAGCGCGTCGAGGTCGACCTCGGCCGCCACGGTGCGCTTCGGCAGGCCGAACGCCGCGCAGACCTTCGGGTGCACCTCGCCGGCGTGGCCGACGACCTCGCCGTCGACCGACAGCTCGGCGCAACGTCCCGGGTGCCAGGGGGCCAGCGACGCGGCGGCCGTGGTCACCTCCAGGCCCAGCGCGTCGGCGACCGAGCGGACGGCGTCGACCGCGTCGGCCCACGTGACCGGTCGGGCCTCGCCCCACCAGCCGTCGGCCGTCGCGTCGCCCGACGCGACGACCGCGAGGTGGAGCGGCTGCGCGGGCAGCGCGGCGTCGAGGGCGGCGAACTCCTCCTCGGTGGGCCGACGGTCGACGGGCAGGATCGCCGCCGGGCCGGCGTGCCGCGGGAGCGTCACCGTGCCGGTCTCGAAGATCGCCAGGTCGGCGTTGCCGTGGCCGACGTTCTTGCCGGCCGTGCGCAGCACGCCCGGGAGCAGCGTGGTGGTCATGAACGGCGACTCGGCGCTGAGCGGGTTGGTCAGGCGGAGCAGGTCGCGCCGGCTGTCGTCGGCCGGGAGGCCGAGCGCGTCGAGGTCGGCGTCGCCGACGAACGGGAAGCTCACCACCTCGACGAAGCCGTCGCCGGCGAGCGTACGACCCACCCGTCGGCGCAGCTGCTGGGCGCGGGTGAGACCGCGACCCGAGGGCGGCGTCGGCAGCACCGACGGCACGCGGTCGTAGCCGACGAGCCGGACGACCTCCTCGGAGAAGTCCTGCGCGTCGGTGAGGTCGGGGCGCCACGGCGGCGGGGTCACCGACAGGGTGCCCGAGCCGGTGACCTCGCAGCCGATGGCGCGCAGGCACTCCACCGCGCGCTCCTCGGGGATCTCCATCCCCGACACGCGCTCGGCGAGGTCGCCGCGGACCTCGATGGTCGGCATCGCCGGCGGGGTGCCGACGACGGTGACGCCGGGGTCGGCCTGTCCCCCGCCGTGCTCGACGAGGAGCTCGACGACCCTGTCGGCGGCCGCCTCGCAGATGGTGGGGTCGACACCGCGCTCGTTGCGCTTGCCGGCCTCGGAGGTGATCTTGTGGCGACGACCCGTGCGGAACATCGAGACGGCGTCCCAGTGGGCGGCCTCGACCAGCACCCTCGTGGTGGTCTCCGACATCTCGGTGGTCTCGCCGCCCATCACGCCGCCGAGGCCGATGATCCCGGAGTCGTCGGTGACGACGAGGTCTCCGGGGTCGAGGGTGCGCTTGGTGCCGTCGAGCGTGGTCAGGGTCTCGCCCTGCCGCGCGCGGCGCACGACCAGCGCGCCCTGCACCTTGTCGGCGTCGTAGCCGTGGATCGGGCGCCCGGTCTCGAGCATCACGTAGTTGGTGACGTCGACCGCGAGCGAGATGGGTCGCATGCCGGCGGCGGTGATCCGCCGGACCATGAAGTCCGGCGTCGGTGCCGTGGGGTCGAACCCGGTGACCGTGCGGGCGACGAAGACCGGGCAGCCCTCGGCGTCCTCGACGACGACCGGGTGGCCGTCGCCGTTCGCCGCTGGGGTGTCGCGGTCGGCGGGGTCGCGGAAGCCGCTCGCCCCCTCGACCGAGACCAGCACCTCGCGGGCGATCCCGCGGATCGAGAGGGCGTACGCGCGGTCGGGGTTGATCTCGAACTCGATGGTCTCCTCGTCGAGCCCGAGCAGCGGCCGGACGTCCTGGCCCGGCGCGCCGGCACCCTCGGGCAGCACGATGATGCCGTCGTGGTCCTCGCCGAGCCCGAGCTCGCGGGCCGAGCAGATCATGCCGGCAGAGACGTGGCCGTAGGTCTTGCGGGCGCTGATCTCGAATCCGCCGGGCAGCACGCCACCGGGGAGCACGGTGACGACGAGGTCGCCCGGCGCGAAGTTGTGCGCGCCGCAGACGATGCCCTGCGGCTCGCCGGTGCCGTTGGCGTCACCGACGTCGACGGTGCACCAGTTGATGGTCTTGCCGTTCTTCTGCGGCTCCGGCTCCATGGTGAGCACGCGACCGACCACGAGCGGGCCGGTGATGTCGCGGCCGGGGCTCTCGATCGCCTCGAGCTTGAGGCCGGTGAGGGTCAGGCGGTGGGTGATGTCGTCGGTCGTCGTCCCGGCGGGGACGTCGACGTGGTCAAGGATCCAGGACAGTGGGGCCTTCATGGCTCTGCGTCCCCTCTCAGATCTCGGTGCCGAAGGCGCTGCTGAACCGGACGTCGCCCTCGAAGAGCGGGCGGAGGTCCTCCAGGTTGTGGCGGAACATGAACGAGCGGTCGATGCCCATGCCGAACGCGAAGCCGCTGTAGACCTCCGGGTCGACGCCGCACGCGACCAGCACGCGCGGGTTGACCACGCCGCAGCCGCCCCACTCGATCCAGCCCTCGCCGCGGCAGGTGCGGCAGGCGTCGCTGTCGATCCCGCGGCACACGAAGCACTTCACGTCGACCTCGGCCGACGGCTCGGTGAAGGGGAAGTACGACGGCCGGAACCGGGTGGTGATGCCGTCGCCGAAGAGCTGGGAGGCGAAGTGGTCGAGGGTGCCCTTGAGGTGGGCCATCGTGATGCCCTCGTCGACGACGAGGCCCTCGACCTGGTGGAACATCGGCGAGTGGGTCGCGTCGTACTCGTCGGTGCGGAAGACGCGCCCCGGGCAGACGACGTAGATCGGCGGCTTCCGGGTCAGCATCGTGCGCGCCTGGACCGGTGACGTCTGGGTGCGCAGCACGACGTGGTCGTCGGCGGGCTCGGTCCAGAACGTGTCCTGCATGGTGCGGGCCGGGTGGTCCGGGCCGAGGTTGAGCGCGTCGAAGTTGAGCCACTCGGCCTCGACGACCGGGCCCTCGGCGACCTCGTAGCCCATGGCGACGAAGAGGTCGGCGATGAGCTCGGACTGCAGGGTGAGCGGGTGCCGGCCGCCGCGACGGCGCCGCGTCGTCGGGAGGGTCACGTCGACGGTCTCCTCGACCAGCATCCGCTCCTCGTGCTCGGCCTCGAGCACGGTCTGGCGGGCGGCGAGCGCCTGGTTGATCGCGCCGCGGGCCTGGCCGACCCGCTGGCCGGCCTCCTTGCGCGCCTGCGGCGGCAGGGCGCCGATCTCGCGGTTGGCGAGGGCGATCGGCGAACGGTCGCCCGCGTGGTCGAGACGGACCTGCTTGAGCGCGTCGAGGTCGGCGGCGGTGGCGATCGCGGCCAGGGCCGCCTCACGCATCTCGTCGACCTGGTCGGCCTTGAGCGGGGTCACTTCGACAGGGTCGTAGTCGGTGTTGGGGCCGGACATGGCTCCCTTTCGCGCGGCGTCAGCAGTTCGCCGCAGAGTCTAGGTGTGGACGGAGGTCGGGTCGGAGGCGTCCCCGGACCAGGTCGACGTCAGCAGCCCGCCGGAGGAGGTCCGGGGCGCAGAAATCGCAGGCTCGTGTCCACGTCGCCCATGCTACTGCGCGAAGGCGGTCCACACGCGAGTGCATGCGTCGGCCGCCTGCTGCTGCCCGCTGACGGGGAGCAGCCCGAGCTCGGTGAGCGGACCCTCGGCGCGGGCACGCCCGAGGTTCCACGCGCGCGGGTCGTCCAGCGCCTCCGGCCTCATCGAGTTGAGCGGCTGGAGGTCGAGCACGCACCGCGCCACGTCGGCCGGCAGCCGCTCGGCGATGACGGGCGTCGCGTCCGCGGACAGGAACTGCAGGTATGAGAGATCGAGCTTGCCGGTCGCGTCGTAGCGGTCGAGGTTCTGCCCGGCCACCCACGCGTCGGGGTTGACCGCGGCGAGGCCGACCAGGGCGAGGGCGCCCGACACGAGGGCGATCCTCGGCAGCCAGCGACCCCACCCCGCGACGCCCGCGACCATGATCGCCAGCACCACGAAGCCGAGCCAGCCCTCGAAGACGTCGACGAACAGCCGCAGCGTGGTGAAGCCGTACGCGTCCTGGTAGACGGCCATCCCGCGCAGGGCGGACGCCACCACGAGCAGGGTGAGGCCGCACAGCAGGCCGAGGGAGCCGAACAGCCAGCGCCGGTCGTCCCGCGAGGTCCCGGCCCGGCGAGCGGCCACCCACACCACCAGCACGGTCAGCGCGGTCGCCAGGGTCAGCTGGCCGAACCCCTGGTGGACGAAGTCGGCGTAGGTTAGGCCGGTCGTCTCGCGGATGTAGTCCTCGCCGCCGACGAGAGCGCGCGCCTCGGCCGCGATGAACGCGACGAAGACGAGGTCGACCGCCAGCACCGGCACCAGCCACTCGAACCGGTTCGTCAGTGCCTGGGGCCGGCGTCCGCCGAGCACCTCGACGTGCGAGGGGTTGAGCGCGAGGTAGGCCGCTCCGAGGGTGACGGCGAAGACGAAGCAGGCGAGGAAGGCGCGTCCGACGAGGTCGTTGAAGGTGAGGGTCGGGACGAGCCGGTCGACCCACGAGCCGAAGACCGGGTTGGCGCTCGCGAAGATGGTCGCGAACACCACGAGCCCGAGCGCGGACCACGCCGCGGTGCGCACCACCGCAGGGGTGCGGGCACCGGTGCCGGCCAGGCGGAGCGAGCGCCCGAACCACGGCAGGCCGCGCAGCGACGCCAGCGGCCACGAGAGGCCGCTGAGCAGGATCCCGGGCAACGTACGGGCGCCGGTCACGCCGCACAGGAAGACCGCGGCGGACGCGACCAGGCACAGCATCTGCACCCACCACGCGTCGAGCAGGGTCAGCGGCAGCACCAGCAGGAACGCCACGGCGGAGCACGCGAGGGTCCACGGCTCGCGACGGCGACGGGCGGTGGCCAGCGCAGCGGTGCCGGACACCACCGCGACGAGGGTCCAGGTGATGCCGGGGGCGGTGAAGGACAGCGCGATCCCGGCGACGACGCCCGCGACGGCCGCGGCGAGCACGGTGCGCAGGCCCGGCGGCAGCGGGGGCTCGGGCCAGAAGCGCCCGAACAGGCCGTCGAGGCCGGCCGGGGGACGCTCCGGGGTCGCGGGTGACGGGGGCTGCGGGACGGGTGCGGTCGTGGTCATGGTGGCCTCCGGAACGGTCGGGCGGGCGGCAGGGTCGGGGACGGGGACGGGGGCGTGGACGGGGGCGTGAGCACGCGGCACGTCGAGGCGCAGCCGGGCGCCGGTGCCGCCGACCGGGTCGAGGAAGCGGAGCGTGCCGCCGTGCAGCCGGGCGGCCCACCGCGCGACGGCGAGGCCGAGGCCGGTGCCGCCGGCGCCGTCGGTGCCGAAGCGCTCGAAGACCCGCTCGCGGTCCCGTGGCGCGACTCCCCCGCCGAGGTCGACCACCTCGAGCCACCAGCCGTCGGCGCCGGCGCCGCCCGTGACCGTGACCGGGGTGCCGGGCGGCGCGTGGCGCCCGGCGTTCTCCAGCACGTTGACGAGGAGCTGCCGCAGCCGGGCCGGGTCGCCCGGCGCGGCCAGGCCGGGCGGGACGTCGACGACGAACGCCCCCGGCCGGCCGGCCGACTCGACCTCGCGCACGCAGGCCTCCACGAGCGGCCGCAGGTCGAGGTCGTCGACCTGCAGGTCGACCACGCCCGCCTCGAGGCGGGAGAGCTGGAGCAGGTCGTCGACGAGGCGTCCGAGGCGCTGGGCCTCGTCCAGGGCGGCGCCGAGGTGCTCCCGGTCGGCCGGCACCACCTCGTCGGCGAGGTTCTCCAGCAGCGCGGTCATCGCGGTCAACGGGGTGCGCAGCTCATGGGACACCGTGGCGATCAGGTCGCGTCGCTCGCGGTCGACCCGCGCGAGGTCCTCGGCCATCGTGTTGAACGCGGCGGCGAGCTGGCCGACCTCGTCGGTGGCGGTGGTCGTGACCCGCCCCGTGTAGTCGCCGCGCGCCATCGCCCGCGTCACCTCGGTCATCCGCCGCAGCGGGGCGACCATGCCGGCGGCCAGCAGCTGGGTCACGCCGAGCGCGAGCGCGACGCTGACCGGCAGCACCAGCCAGGACGAGACGTCCGCCGCCGAGCCGAGCAGGGTGAGCAGCCCGGCGGTCACGACGGAGACGACGACCAGCAGGCCGAGCTTGACCTTGATGCTCGACACCGCGGCGAGGGGCGCGGGCGAGGGCGGGGCGCTCACCTGAGCTCCTCCAGCGCATACCCGACCCCGTGCACGGTCCGGATGCGGGCGGCGCCGACCTTGCTGCGCAGCGCCCTCACGTGGCTGTCGACCGTGCGGGAGGCGCCCGGGCTGCCCCAGGCGTCGCCCCAGTCCCAGACCTCACGCAGCAGGCGCTCGCGCGACAGCACCTGCCCGGCCTCGCGGGCCAGGCAGAGCAGCAGGTCGAACTCGGTCGGGGTGAGGTGGACCGGCTCGCCGGCGACCGTCGTACGACGCGTGCCGGGGTCGATCGACAGCGCCCCGACCCCGATCGCCGTGGGCCGCTCGTCGGCCAGCGCCGCCGCCCGCTCCACGCGGCGGAGCAGCGCCGCGACCCGGGCGACCACCTCGCGCATCGAGAACGGCTTGGTGAGGTAGTCGTCGGCGCCGACGCCCAGCCCGACGAGGACGTCGGCCTCGTCGTCGCGCGCGGTCAGCATGAGCACCGGCACGGGCCGGTCGGCCTGGATCCGGCGACAGACCTCGAGGCCGTCGAAGCCGGGCAGCATCACGTCGAGCAGCACCACGTCGGGCCGGGCCGTCCGGGCCAGCTCGACCGCGGACGGGCCGTCGAAGGCCTGCAGGACGTCGAAGCCCTCGGCCCGCAGCCGCTGGGTGAGCGCGTCGTTGATGGTGCGCTCGTCCTCGACGACGAGGGCGCTGCGAGTGGTCATGCCCCGACCCTAGGAGCCGGACCGCGCGGGAGTGGCGGACGACTCGTGAAGGTTGTGTGGAGGTCGGCCGCCGGCGGCCGGTCACTCCGGGCGGAGGTCCTCCCGGGGCCAGTCGACCATCACGCGGGCGCCACCGCCGGGCGCGTCGTCGATGATCACCCGACCGCCGTGGGCCCGCGAGAGCCCGCCGATGATGTACATCCCGAGGCCGCTCCCGCCCGACTCCCCCGTCGTCCAGAACTTCGTGAACACGCGGCGCCGCAGCTCGACGGGGATGCCGTCGCCCTCGTCGTCGACGGTGATCCGCACGCCGTCCACGGCCGGCGACGACGCCAGCCCGACGCTCACCTGGCCCTGGCCGTGCCGGATCGCGTTCTCGACGAGGTTGGTGACCACCTGGGTGAACTTGTCGGGGTCGGCGAAGACCTCGGGCAGGTCCTCCTGGACCTGCAGGATGATCGAGCGGGCGGTGCCGGCCTCGATCGAGTCGACCACGCGGCGGGTGAGCGTCTCCGCCGAGCACTCGCGCGGGTAGAGCTGGAGCCGTCCGGTGTCGATGCGGGCGACGTCGAGCAGCTCGGCGATCAGCCGGGCCAGCCGGTCGGCGTCGGCGTTGACGGTGGTGAGCATGAGCTTGCGCTGGTCGTCGTTGAGCTTGTCCCAGCGGTTGAGCAGCGCCTGCACGAAGCCCTTGACGCCGGTCAGCGGTGAGCGCAGCTCGTGGGCGACCGTCGCGACCAGGTCGGAGCGCTCGCGGTCGAGCAGGGCCCGTCCCCGGCCGCTGCGCAGCCCCACGGCGATGCCGACGACCCGACCCAGGGGCGCGTCGCGGATCAACGTCGCGGTGGTGAGCACCTCCTCGCCGGAGGCGTTGAGCCACGACTGCTCGGGCACGGCGCGGACGATGGAGATGCTCTCGAAGGGCCGGTTCGCGGCGAGCCAGGTGCGACCGTCCTGGTCCAGCAGGCGCAGCACGTCGCCGAGGTCCATCCCGAGCGCCTCCTGCTGGCCGACGCCGAGGAGCGCCGCAGCCTGGGCGTTGAGCAGCGTCACGACCCCCTCGCGGGTGGCCCCCAGGATCCCGTCGGGATAGAAGTCGGCAAGCGAGTGCAGCCTGCTGGGGCCGCTGTCCACCCTGCGCCCGCTGCTCTCCGCCACGTCGGTCACCCTAGCCGCGCAGCGGCTTGGGTCGTCGCAACCCGGCGGCGCGCAGCGCGGCCACCAGGTCGCGCGAGGAGACGGGCACGGCTCCCGCCGCCACCATCGCGTCGTAGTGCTCCGCCGGCACGTCGTAGTGGTCGCCGTCCCAGCCGCGCTCGGGGATGCCGTGGGCCGCGGCGAACGCGTGCGCCTCGTCGTAGGAGGTGTCGCTGGCGAGGTGCGACCACAGCCGGTCCCAGCGGGGCACGGCGGGCGGGTCGATGAGGATCACCGCCGGCGGCCCGTCCGCTGGGCGCGGGCGCTGGCGTAGAGGCACACCGCAGCGGCGGTCGAGAGGTTGAGGCTCTCGGCCCCCCCGAGGATCGGGATCGAGACCCGGTGGTCGGCGAGCGCCGCGAGCTCGTCGGGCAGGCCCCACGCCTCGTTGCCGAAGAGCCAGGCGGTGGGCCCGGTCAGGTCGGCGTCGAACAGGTCGACCTCGCCCGCCCCGTCGGCGGCGAGCACCGTGAGCCCGCGCTGCTGGGCAGAGCGGACGGCGACGGCCGGGTCGGGCTCGACCGCGAGCGGGAGGTGGAACAGGCTGCCGACCGTCGCACGCACCGTCTTGGCGTTGTAGGCGTCGACCGACCGGCCGGCCAGCACGACGCCGTCGGCGCCTGCGGCGTCGGCGGTGCGGATCACGGTGCCGGCGTTGCCCGGGTCGCGGACGTCGGCGCAGATCGCGAGCAGCCGCGGGGCCGCGGCGACGACGTGGGCCAGGGGCGCGTCGACCGGGCGGCACACCGCCACGACGCCGGCCGGGGAGACCGAGTCCGACAGCGAGGCGAGGGCGCGGTCGTCGACGAGCGTGACGTCGACGGCGGCCAGCAGCGCGGCGTGCTGCTCGAGGGCGGCGGGGGTGGCGAAGACCTCGACCACGCACCCGGCGACCGCCAGCGCCCCCTCGACGGCCTTCGGGCCGTCAGCGAGGAAGAGCCGCCGCTCGGTGCGGACCGAGCGGCGGCTCAACTTGCGAGCCTCCTTGACGCGGCTGTTGCCGACGGTCAGGGGGGTGCTCATGTGGCTCAGGCGGAGACCTTGGGCGCGTTGACGTCCTCGGGCAGCGCGGCCTTGGCGGCCTCGACGAGCGCGGCGAAGGCCGGGGCGTCGTTGACGGCGAGCTCGGCGAGGATCTTGCGGTCGACCTCGATGCCGGCCAGGCCGAGGCCCTGGATGAAGCGGTTGTAGGTCATGCCGTTGGCGCGGGCCGCGGCGTTGATGCGCTGGATCCAGAGCTTGCGGAAGTTGCCCTTGTTCTTGCGGCGGTCGTTGTAGCTGTAGACCAGCGAGTGGGTGACCTGCTCCTTGGCCTTGCGGTAGAGCCGCGAGCGCTGGCCGCGGTAGCCGCTCGCGCGGTCGAGGGTGGTACGACGCTTCTTCTGGGCGTTCACTGCGCGCTTGACGCGTGCCATGGGGTTACTCCTTGGTGCGGATGAAGATCAGATGGACGGCGGCTGGGCCACCAGGGGATGTGCGGTGGTGTGCCTCAGATGCCGAGCATCTTCTTGGCGCGGGCGACGTCGGCCTTCTCGAGCTCGACGACGCCGGCGTTGCGGCGGTGCTTCTTGCGGCTGCCGGTCGTCGGCGCGGACGCGAACGCAGCGCCGGACTTGCGGCCGGCCTGCAGGCGCTGGATCTTGCCCGAGCCAGTCACCTTGAAGCGCTTCTTGGCGCCCGAGTGGGTCTTGTTCTTCGGCATGTCTGCCTCAACTTCCTTGTGCTTGCGTGGTTCGGGTCATCGTCACGGCTCCGCCGCGACATGCTCGAGCGAGGCTCTCGCTTCGCTCGTGCCTTGCTCTCAGGCCTCGATGTCGGGGTCGAGGTTCTCGGAGCGACGGCGCTCCTTCTTCTGGGCGACCGGGCCGGCCGCGTGGGCGGCCTCGCGCTCGGCGTCCTCCTCGGCCTTGCGCTCGGCGCGGGCCTGCTCCTTGGAGGCGCGGGCGGCGTCGGCGTCGATCTTGGCGTCGGCCTTCTTCTTGTGCGGGCCGATGACCATGGTCATGTTGCGGCCGTCCTGCTTGGGCGAGGACTCGACGAAGCCCAGCTCCTGCACGTCCTCGGCCAGCTTCTGCAGCAGGCGGAAGCCGAGCTCGGGGCGGTGCTGCTCACGGCCGCGGAACATGATCGTGATCTTGACCTTGTCGCCCGCGCCGAGGAACCGCACGACGTGACCCTTCTTGGTCTCGTAGTCGTGCTTGTCGATCTTGGGACGAAGCTTCATCTCCTTGATGATCACGTTCGTCTGGTTGCGGCGCGACTCGCGGGCCTTCTGGGCGTTCTCGTACTTGAACTTGCCGTAGTCCATGAGCTTGCAGACCGGCGGGCGTCCCTGGGGGGCGATCTCGACGAGGTCGAGGTCGGCCTCCACGGCCAGCTTCAGTGCCTGGTCGGTCGGCACGATGCCAACGGTCTCGCCGTTGGGTCCTACGAGCCGGACCTCGGGTACGCGGATCCGCTCGTTGATGCGCAGCTCGGTGCTGATGGGTCCTCCAGTGATCGAGTGGGTGGGAGCTGCTGCCCGCCCGGAACTGGTGGCCCCGGAAATGAACAATGGCTCCCGCTGTGTGCCAAGCGGGAGCCAGTCGTGACCCGTCCCCGAGCTCTCGGGAACTGGTGTCCACCCCCACGCGCTGCGCGGTCGGTGGAACTGGGACCTGGACCCGACGATCTGTGGTGCAGGGCGATCGGTGCGGGTGGGAGACGGGTGCTGCTGCCTCCGCTTGGCGGGATCGGTGGCGTGGTCGGGAGGGTGGTCCCGTCACGTCACTGATCGGTCAACACCGAAGACTAGCCGATCATTCCGGCGCGGGCCCAATCCAGCCGTGGGTGCCGCCCGAGCCCTCCCCGAGCGCCACCAGGCGCCAGCCGGCAGCGAGTCGGGTGAGGTCGTCGCCGTCGACGACGTACGTCGCGGGGCCGGCGAGGTCGACCAGGAGCGCCTCGGCACCGTCCTGGACCGCCGCGGTCGCCGCCGTCCGGGCGTCGACCGGGACCGGCCGGGCCTGGGGGTCCCACCGCGCCATCGTGTCCGTCGCCGTGAAGGCCAGCAGGCCGGTGCTGCCGTCGGCGGCCCGCACCAGCACCGCCGCCATGTCGGAGGACTTGTCGTGGGCCAGACCCTGCTCGTCGACCTCCACCTCGCCGAGCACCGCGACCACCGGGACCAGCAGGCGCGCGTCCTGCAGCACCGCGAGCACCTCGGCCGACGTGGCCGCGCCGGAGGCGTGGGAGGCCAGCGCCGCGGCGAGGGCCGCATCGGCCGCGCCGGTGTCGTCGGCGAAGCCCGGGTCGGGGATCGTCCGGACCAGGGGCTCGGTGTCGTCGTGGTGCACGTCGTCCATTGTCCCGCAGGCGTGGTGCGCTGTGGGAGTGTGGGGCCGTGGAGGAGACGACCTGGGCAGCACTGACCGCAGCGCTCACCGTGGCGGGCGCGATCTGGACGTGGATCGCCTTCCGGCGCCGCGGCGCCGCGAACGGGCTGCGCGCGCTCGGCTTCACCCTCCTCCCCGCGGCCGCCTGGCTGACCGGGACGCTGCGCACGGTCGTCGAGATCGGCAGCGCCGTCACGGACTGGGCGACCGGCCTGGTCTTCGACGTACGGACCTGGACAGGGGTCGGCCTGGCCGGCCTGGCCGTGCTCCTGCTCGTGGTCAGCGGCTTCATCCGTGACCGCCAGCTCGCCCGCGGACAGGCGGTCGGCCGCACCCGCAAGGACGGCCGGACCCGCAAGGACGACGCCGGTCGCGACGCGCTCCCGCCGACGGCGCCCCCCGGACGCGGCAAGCCCGTGATCGACGACGACCTGGCGGACATCGAGGCGATGCTGCGCAAGCGGGGCATCGAGTGAGCGACGCCTTCGTCGACCGCAACCGGTTGTGGTCGCGGCTCGGCGCTGCCGTCGCGAGCCTGCCCGAGCCGCCCCCGACGCCCATCGCGGTGGTCGACCTCGACGCCTTCGACGCCAACGCCGCCGACCTGGTGCGGCGCGCGGGCGGCAAGCCGGTGCGGGTCGCCTCGAAGTCGCTCCGAGTGCCCGGCTTGATCACCCGGGCGCTGGCCCACGACGGCTTCGCGGGGGTGCTGGCCTTCACCGTCGCCGAGGCGCTGTGGCTGCACGAGACCGGGGTCAGCGACGACATCGTGGTCGCCTACCCGAGCGTCGACGCCGCCGCCCTCGGCCGCCTGGCCGCGT
Above is a genomic segment from Nocardioides okcheonensis containing:
- a CDS encoding maleylpyruvate isomerase family mycothiol-dependent enzyme, with the protein product MTRLAPDAYLSALGAESARFRDVLASCDPEARVPACPDWSAADLLWHLATVQRWWGEVVAARPARPEEVEPTRPESHEDLLAAFDAWSADLLAALEGADPAEEAWNWSDDHTVGFILRRQAHEALVHRVDAEQAAGVGSEVDAPLAADGVHECLDVMYGGMPAWGTWEPGEELVRVDVTDTGDAFWVRFGAFSGTDPDSGRSYADEEDVHVVEAPDDPDVDPDVVVDGTAAALDLWLWDRSDDTGIAVAGDPQVLARFRAIVGSPIN
- the pheT gene encoding phenylalanine--tRNA ligase subunit beta — protein: MKAPLSWILDHVDVPAGTTTDDITHRLTLTGLKLEAIESPGRDITGPLVVGRVLTMEPEPQKNGKTINWCTVDVGDANGTGEPQGIVCGAHNFAPGDLVVTVLPGGVLPGGFEISARKTYGHVSAGMICSARELGLGEDHDGIIVLPEGAGAPGQDVRPLLGLDEETIEFEINPDRAYALSIRGIAREVLVSVEGASGFRDPADRDTPAANGDGHPVVVEDAEGCPVFVARTVTGFDPTAPTPDFMVRRITAAGMRPISLAVDVTNYVMLETGRPIHGYDADKVQGALVVRRARQGETLTTLDGTKRTLDPGDLVVTDDSGIIGLGGVMGGETTEMSETTTRVLVEAAHWDAVSMFRTGRRHKITSEAGKRNERGVDPTICEAAADRVVELLVEHGGGQADPGVTVVGTPPAMPTIEVRGDLAERVSGMEIPEERAVECLRAIGCEVTGSGTLSVTPPPWRPDLTDAQDFSEEVVRLVGYDRVPSVLPTPPSGRGLTRAQQLRRRVGRTLAGDGFVEVVSFPFVGDADLDALGLPADDSRRDLLRLTNPLSAESPFMTTTLLPGVLRTAGKNVGHGNADLAIFETGTVTLPRHAGPAAILPVDRRPTEEEFAALDAALPAQPLHLAVVASGDATADGWWGEARPVTWADAVDAVRSVADALGLEVTTAAASLAPWHPGRCAELSVDGEVVGHAGEVHPKVCAAFGLPKRTVAAEVDLDALISRAVHLRPAPAFSSYPVAKEDVALVVDASVPAADVEAALREGAGDLLESIRLFDVFTGTQVGDGKKSLAYALRFRAPDRTLKEGEAAAARDAAVALAAERTGAVQR
- the pheS gene encoding phenylalanine--tRNA ligase subunit alpha, whose product is MSGPNTDYDPVEVTPLKADQVDEMREAALAAIATAADLDALKQVRLDHAGDRSPIALANREIGALPPQARKEAGQRVGQARGAINQALAARQTVLEAEHEERMLVEETVDVTLPTTRRRRGGRHPLTLQSELIADLFVAMGYEVAEGPVVEAEWLNFDALNLGPDHPARTMQDTFWTEPADDHVVLRTQTSPVQARTMLTRKPPIYVVCPGRVFRTDEYDATHSPMFHQVEGLVVDEGITMAHLKGTLDHFASQLFGDGITTRFRPSYFPFTEPSAEVDVKCFVCRGIDSDACRTCRGEGWIEWGGCGVVNPRVLVACGVDPEVYSGFAFGMGIDRSFMFRHNLEDLRPLFEGDVRFSSAFGTEI